A part of Aquaspirillum sp. LM1 genomic DNA contains:
- a CDS encoding 3-hydroxyacyl-CoA dehydrogenase/enoyl-CoA hydratase family protein — MSQAKFNVRKVAVLGAGVMGAQIAAHLVNAKVQTVLFDLPAKEGNKNGIALKAIAGLKKLKPAPLAGRDRADYITPANYEEHLHLLQDCDLVIEAIAERMDWKADLYQKVAPHLGAHTIFATNTSGLSINTLAQACPDSLRPRFCGVHFFNPPRYMHLVEIIPCLTSDAGVLDNLERFLVTTLGKGVVRAKDTPNFVANRIGVFSMLATIANAEKYGIRFDVVDDLTGPRLGRPKSATFRTADVVGLDTFAHVVKTMQDTLPNDPWHGLFKTPAWLAALIEKGALGQKTKCGIYKKEGKQTLVLDPAKGEYVNAGEKGDDAVKAILKETNPAVKFKKLRDSQHPQAQFLWACFRDVFHYIAYHLADVADNARDLDLAIRWGFGWSVGPFETWQAAGWQQVAGWMQEDIAAGHSLSQAALPAWALEADRAGVHFAHGSYNAAQGTLAGRSTLDVYQRQLAPARVLGEDAPQLGETVFETEGGVRAFTSGDGVLVVSFTSKAHAIGPAVIEGLNKAIDLAEAQYKALVIWQTEEPFSVGADLQSMMPAFMTGNWAAIDDTVRQFQNTSMRLRYSLVPVVAASQGYAFGGGCEFLMHCDKVVAALETYIGLVEVGVGLLPGGGGCKEFALRAAQESRGDVLAALKDYFMAIATAKVGTSALEGQAIGYLKKTDTVVFNVHELLYVAKQEALAMAEAGYRPPLKAKGFPVAGRSGAASIKGQLVNMLEGNFISKHDFTIASLIADVMTGGDLEAGTLVDEQWLLDLERKAFMSLLKNPLSQARIANMLTTGKPLRN, encoded by the coding sequence ATGTCTCAAGCCAAATTCAACGTGCGCAAGGTAGCCGTGCTGGGCGCCGGTGTGATGGGAGCGCAAATTGCTGCTCACCTCGTCAACGCCAAGGTGCAAACTGTACTGTTTGACCTGCCGGCAAAAGAAGGCAACAAGAACGGCATCGCGCTCAAAGCCATTGCCGGGCTGAAAAAACTCAAGCCAGCGCCGCTGGCAGGCCGCGATCGGGCCGACTACATCACCCCGGCCAACTACGAAGAACATCTGCATTTGCTGCAGGACTGCGATCTGGTGATTGAAGCCATTGCCGAACGCATGGACTGGAAAGCCGACCTTTACCAAAAAGTGGCCCCGCATCTGGGCGCGCACACCATTTTTGCCACCAACACCTCCGGCCTGAGCATCAACACCCTGGCCCAGGCCTGCCCGGACAGCCTGCGCCCGCGCTTTTGCGGCGTACACTTTTTCAACCCGCCGCGCTATATGCACCTGGTGGAAATCATCCCCTGCCTGACCAGCGACGCTGGCGTGCTGGACAACCTGGAACGCTTCCTGGTCACCACCCTGGGCAAGGGCGTGGTGCGCGCCAAAGACACCCCGAACTTTGTCGCCAACCGCATCGGCGTGTTCTCCATGCTGGCCACCATCGCCAATGCCGAAAAATACGGCATCCGCTTTGACGTGGTGGACGACCTCACCGGCCCGCGCCTGGGCCGCCCGAAATCCGCCACCTTCCGCACCGCCGACGTGGTGGGCCTGGATACTTTTGCCCACGTGGTCAAGACCATGCAGGACACCCTGCCCAACGACCCGTGGCACGGCCTGTTCAAAACCCCGGCCTGGCTGGCCGCGCTGATTGAAAAAGGCGCGCTGGGGCAAAAAACCAAGTGCGGCATCTACAAAAAAGAAGGCAAGCAAACCCTGGTGCTCGACCCGGCCAAGGGTGAATACGTCAATGCCGGCGAAAAGGGCGACGACGCGGTCAAGGCCATCCTGAAAGAAACCAACCCGGCGGTGAAATTCAAAAAGCTGCGCGACAGCCAGCACCCGCAGGCGCAGTTCCTGTGGGCGTGCTTTCGCGACGTGTTCCACTACATCGCCTACCACCTGGCCGACGTGGCCGACAACGCCCGCGACCTCGACCTGGCCATCCGCTGGGGCTTTGGCTGGTCGGTTGGCCCGTTTGAAACCTGGCAGGCCGCCGGCTGGCAGCAAGTGGCCGGCTGGATGCAAGAAGACATCGCCGCTGGCCACAGCCTGAGCCAGGCCGCGCTGCCGGCCTGGGCGCTGGAAGCCGACCGCGCAGGCGTACACTTTGCCCACGGCTCGTACAACGCCGCCCAAGGCACGCTGGCCGGCCGCTCCACCCTGGACGTTTACCAGCGCCAGCTGGCCCCGGCCCGCGTGCTGGGCGAAGATGCGCCGCAACTGGGCGAAACCGTGTTCGAAACCGAAGGCGGCGTGCGCGCCTTCACCTCGGGCGACGGCGTGCTGGTGGTGAGCTTCACCTCCAAGGCCCACGCCATTGGCCCGGCAGTGATCGAAGGGCTGAACAAGGCCATCGACCTGGCCGAAGCGCAATATAAAGCCCTGGTGATCTGGCAAACCGAAGAGCCGTTCTCGGTGGGCGCCGACCTGCAATCGATGATGCCGGCCTTCATGACCGGCAACTGGGCGGCGATTGACGACACCGTGCGTCAGTTCCAGAACACCTCGATGCGCCTGCGCTACAGCCTTGTGCCGGTGGTGGCGGCCTCGCAAGGCTACGCCTTTGGCGGCGGCTGCGAGTTCCTGATGCACTGCGACAAGGTAGTGGCCGCGCTGGAAACCTATATCGGCCTGGTGGAAGTGGGTGTGGGCCTGCTGCCGGGCGGCGGCGGCTGCAAGGAATTTGCCCTGCGCGCCGCGCAGGAATCCCGTGGCGACGTGCTGGCCGCGCTGAAAGACTATTTCATGGCCATCGCCACCGCCAAGGTGGGGACCAGCGCGCTGGAAGGCCAGGCCATCGGCTACCTGAAAAAGACCGACACCGTGGTGTTCAATGTGCACGAGCTGCTGTACGTGGCCAAGCAAGAAGCGCTGGCCATGGCCGAAGCCGGCTATCGCCCGCCGCTGAAGGCCAAGGGCTTCCCGGTGGCCGGCCGCAGCGGCGCCGCCTCGATCAAGGGCCAGCTGGTGAACATGCTGGAAGGCAATTTCATCAGCAAGCATGACTTCACCATCGCCAGCCTGATTGCCGACGTGATGACCGGCGGCGACCTGGAAGCTGGCACGCTGGTGGACGAACAATGGCTGCTGGATCTGGAGCGCA